One window from the genome of Fulvivirga lutea encodes:
- a CDS encoding amidophosphoribosyltransferase, which yields MSDQIKHECGIAMIRLRKPLAYYIEKYGSPTYAVNKMYILMEKQRNRGQDGVGVANIKLNQKPGLRYISRYRSVEHDPIKYIFEKIGRKYRKARKEGGDEGYNDENWLKENCAFTGEVWLGHLRYGTHGKNSIENCHPFLRQNNWRSRNLVVAGNFNMTNVDELFDILVKLGQHPKEKVDTVTVMEKIGHFLDEENNEIFRKYKDKYSNKEITGLIESELDLVKVLRRACKDFDGGYVMGGMVGHGDSFVARDPSGIRPAYYYADDEVIVVASEKPAIKTAFDIDYQDIQEIEPGHALVIKKNGEYGQHQFIEPKPKTSCSFERIYFSRGTDPDIYNERKALGKLLVPQVLKSINFDLKNTVFSYIPNTAETAFLGMMHGLEDYLSQKQKEVFIEGKPHVGELEDFLSFRPRVEKIVIKDAKLRTFITDDTHRDEMVAHVYDTTYEVIRKGVDTLVILDDSIVRGTTLEKSILTMLNRLEPKKIVIVSSAPQIRFPDCYGIDMSKISEFVAFRAVVQLLKERGKDYKLDEVRDKCASALVNKEEVNYVNELFDEFTYEEISAKIAEIVKPANSTAEVEVIYQTVENLHVACPNHKGDWYFTGNFPTPGGMRVANQAFVNYMSGKLVRAY from the coding sequence ATGAGCGACCAAATTAAACACGAGTGTGGTATAGCCATGATCAGGCTGAGAAAACCCTTAGCCTACTACATTGAAAAATATGGATCACCCACCTATGCTGTAAACAAAATGTATATTTTGATGGAGAAGCAACGTAACCGGGGCCAGGATGGCGTTGGGGTTGCTAACATCAAATTAAATCAGAAGCCTGGTTTAAGATATATCAGTCGTTACCGATCCGTTGAACACGATCCAATCAAATACATTTTCGAGAAAATTGGTCGTAAGTATCGTAAGGCAAGAAAAGAAGGTGGTGATGAAGGCTACAATGACGAGAACTGGTTAAAAGAGAATTGTGCTTTTACCGGTGAAGTCTGGTTAGGGCATTTGAGATATGGAACCCACGGGAAAAATAGCATTGAGAATTGCCATCCGTTTTTAAGGCAGAACAACTGGAGAAGTAGAAACCTGGTAGTTGCCGGTAATTTTAACATGACCAACGTTGACGAGCTTTTTGACATATTAGTGAAGCTTGGTCAGCACCCTAAGGAAAAGGTGGACACCGTTACGGTAATGGAAAAAATAGGCCATTTCCTTGACGAAGAGAATAACGAAATTTTTAGAAAGTATAAGGACAAGTATTCCAACAAAGAGATTACGGGTTTGATTGAGAGTGAGTTGGATCTTGTGAAGGTGTTAAGAAGAGCTTGTAAAGATTTTGATGGTGGTTATGTGATGGGTGGAATGGTCGGTCATGGAGATTCATTTGTAGCCCGTGACCCTTCAGGTATCAGACCTGCTTACTATTATGCAGATGATGAGGTAATTGTTGTTGCTTCTGAAAAGCCAGCGATTAAAACGGCCTTCGATATAGACTATCAAGACATTCAAGAGATTGAACCTGGGCATGCGTTAGTTATCAAGAAAAACGGAGAGTATGGCCAGCATCAATTCATTGAACCTAAGCCAAAGACATCTTGCAGTTTCGAAAGAATTTATTTTTCAAGAGGAACTGATCCCGATATTTACAACGAGCGAAAGGCACTTGGTAAGTTGCTAGTTCCGCAAGTGTTAAAGTCCATAAATTTTGATTTAAAGAATACAGTTTTCTCCTACATTCCTAACACTGCCGAAACTGCCTTTTTAGGTATGATGCATGGGCTAGAAGATTACCTATCGCAAAAGCAGAAAGAAGTTTTTATCGAAGGCAAACCGCATGTGGGTGAACTGGAAGATTTTCTATCATTCAGACCGAGGGTAGAGAAAATTGTTATTAAGGATGCCAAACTTCGTACGTTCATTACCGATGATACGCACCGTGACGAGATGGTTGCGCACGTGTACGACACCACCTATGAAGTAATTAGAAAAGGTGTTGATACATTGGTGATATTGGATGATTCAATTGTGCGGGGTACTACGCTGGAGAAAAGTATCCTTACCATGCTTAACAGGCTGGAACCGAAAAAAATCGTCATAGTATCATCAGCACCACAAATTCGCTTCCCTGATTGCTACGGTATTGATATGTCTAAAATAAGTGAATTCGTTGCCTTTAGAGCGGTAGTTCAGCTTTTGAAAGAACGCGGAAAGGACTACAAGTTAGACGAGGTGCGCGACAAATGTGCTTCTGCTTTGGTGAATAAGGAAGAAGTGAATTATGTAAATGAGTTATTTGATGAGTTTACATATGAAGAAATATCAGCTAAGATTGCTGAAATTGTGAAACCCGCAAATTCTACAGCAGAGGTGGAAGTAATCTACCAGACTGTAGAGAATCTACATGTGGCTTGTCCGAACCATAAAGGCGATTGGTACTTTACAGGTAACTTCCCAACACCGGGCGGTATGCGTGTGGCGAACCAGGCATTTGTGAATTACATGTCCGGGAAATTGGTGCGGGCTTACTAG
- a CDS encoding glycosyltransferase family 9 protein — translation MELNKILIIRFSSIGDIVLTTPVIRNLKTQLPDAEIHYLTKKSYEGIIKHNPYIDKYHLLHDSLNETIKSLKNEKYDLIIDLHKNLRTLIIKKRLGVKSYSFDKLNRAKWLMVNLKINQLPNKHIVERYMETLAPINISMDTLGLDYFIPEKDEVPTDWLPETHRKEYVAYAIGAQHGTKRLPLKRMIELCDKINKPIILLGGKEDTAVGESIVKFFTKSKVSEPFEEGLTELNKKSIIYNACGKYNLNQSASIIKQAKYVFTHDTGLMHIAAAFKKEIFSIWGNTIPSFGMYPYRTKFTILENNKIDCRPCSKIGYEKCPKGHFKCMNNIVFDFYLP, via the coding sequence ATGGAATTGAATAAAATTTTAATCATTCGTTTTTCCTCCATTGGAGATATTGTTTTAACCACCCCTGTCATTAGGAATTTAAAAACCCAACTGCCAGACGCAGAGATTCATTATCTGACTAAGAAAAGCTACGAAGGGATAATAAAACACAACCCTTACATAGATAAATATCATCTATTACATGACAGTTTAAACGAAACGATTAAAAGTTTAAAGAATGAGAAGTATGATTTGATCATAGACCTGCATAAAAATCTCAGGACTCTAATTATTAAAAAGAGGCTGGGCGTAAAAAGCTATTCGTTCGATAAGTTGAATCGAGCCAAATGGTTGATGGTGAATCTCAAAATAAATCAGCTGCCCAATAAGCATATTGTTGAGCGTTACATGGAAACTTTAGCGCCTATCAACATTTCAATGGACACACTTGGGCTCGATTATTTTATTCCAGAAAAAGATGAAGTTCCTACAGACTGGTTGCCAGAAACCCACAGAAAAGAGTATGTAGCCTATGCCATAGGTGCGCAGCACGGAACTAAGCGCTTGCCACTAAAACGAATGATTGAGTTATGTGATAAAATTAACAAGCCAATCATTTTATTGGGTGGCAAAGAAGATACTGCTGTCGGTGAAAGTATTGTTAAATTCTTTACTAAGTCCAAAGTGTCGGAGCCTTTTGAGGAGGGCTTAACAGAACTAAATAAAAAATCGATTATCTACAATGCCTGCGGCAAATACAACCTGAACCAATCGGCTTCAATCATTAAACAGGCAAAATACGTGTTTACGCACGACACAGGCTTAATGCATATTGCAGCAGCCTTTAAAAAGGAAATATTTAGCATATGGGGGAACACTATTCCTTCTTTCGGAATGTACCCTTACCGAACTAAGTTTACTATTCTTGAAAACAATAAAATTGATTGCAGGCCTTGTTCAAAGATTGGATATGAAAAATGCCCCAAAGGGCATTTTAAATGTATGAATAATATTGTCTTCGATTTTTATCTGCCCTAG